The DNA region TTAAAGTACATACAGTTACCTGATGGttgtctctgctgtttatttcagaacaacaacaacctggatGTTTGCTGCCATCTACTGGCTCAGGAGAGTAATAGATACCTGTATGGAGAATTCCATCACAGTCCAGATGAGGGACGACTGAGCCGAAACCACATGCTACCCGTCAACGTGAGCTACTTGGCCGCAGAAGCTGGCAAGACTAAGGGAGGAGCAGTTGGGGCAGGGCGCGCTCTAGTGCACAGTACCAGTGACAGTCACATTGATCCACAGCGGCCCAGCTACCCTGAGCCCTTGTCAGCCCCTGCTAACATGGCACCATCTCCGGGTTTCAATCCTTTCTTCATGAATGACCAGGGCCGCTCAGCTAGCACTCCCACCCCTCCACCTACAATGCAGGGCATGTCCCCTACATACTCACCTCGTTATACTATGAACCCTATAACAGTCACCGTTCCTCAAAATATACCCAATGTCTCACAGGCTCTACAAATCCCCCCTGGGCACTTTGCTAGCAACACCAATACTGGCCTGTATATTCGACCATCACCGTCCCAAAGCCCACAGCCAGCTCCTTGGTCCTCTTCAGCGACACCTGTCTATCCACAGCACCAATCTTCCTACAGTCCTTCTACATTTGGCTCACCATACAGCTCGCCACAGCATCAGGTCCACTCACAGCCCCAGCCGCAACCCCAGCATCAGCCGTATGTATTTCTTCCTATTGGCGCCGCAAACCTACCCAGCATGCcctaccaccaccagcagcagcaacctCAGCAACAGCCAGCTGTTTACAGGCCCTACCATTCCAAAAGCTCTCTTAAGAACCAGATAGAGATTACTTTGGAAGGACCACGGCCACGCAGCAATTCACCTGTTCACACCGCCCACCCACAAGGAACCCTTTACATGGCCACTAGCCCCTCGCCTAGCTCCCCTTCAAGGGGCACCACGTTGACTGGGCCTCCAGGACCTGGGCCGGTAGCCTTTCACCCTGGCATGTTTCTGCAGCATCAAGGC from Betta splendens chromosome 4, fBetSpl5.4, whole genome shotgun sequence includes:
- the tab3 gene encoding TGF-beta-activated kinase 1 and MAP3K7-binding protein 3, with the translated sequence MAQGGPQLDYHMLQDLKQRFPEIPEAVVSQCLLKNNNNLDVCCHLLAQESNRYLYGEFHHSPDEGRLSRNHMLPVNVSYLAAEAGKTKGGAVGAGRALVHSTSDSHIDPQRPSYPEPLSAPANMAPSPGFNPFFMNDQGRSASTPTPPPTMQGMSPTYSPRYTMNPITVTVPQNIPNVSQALQIPPGHFASNTNTGLYIRPSPSQSPQPAPWSSSATPVYPQHQSSYSPSTFGSPYSSPQHQVHSQPQPQPQHQPYVFLPIGAANLPSMPYHHQQQQPQQQPAVYRPYHSKSSLKNQIEITLEGPRPRSNSPVHTAHPQGTLYMATSPSPSSPSRGTTLTGPPGPGPVAFHPGMFLQHQGPSRPRPASSPQPGQSAYPLKMCSNVSPGGQTQRPPSSPPMESLLNIVDQGEHNAAPPPILPISALPGNVASQFQQMPRRSSSGSDDYAYTQALLLHQRARMERLMKELLLEKQKLEQLKADVNNMEYDALQRRFRRVNSTSLIPRPEEMTRLRGMNRKLQIDIDCTLKEIDLLQSRGKFDPKAMSNFYDHIQPGPIAPPKPGKKDGEQGPKPVPGPQRDEDFEGAQWDCESCTFLNHPALNRCEQCEMPRYT